A window from Malania oleifera isolate guangnan ecotype guangnan chromosome 7, ASM2987363v1, whole genome shotgun sequence encodes these proteins:
- the LOC131160335 gene encoding serine/threonine-protein phosphatase 7 long form homolog isoform X1, which produces MAEDTGSGYATVLLYIDGEVLEGENGVHYSTSPAKAIRVLKKSKFNQLHDKICQCLNINTNMFKIEVSCRYPVMTNNGRVSFVSLPVLDDGDVCIVLDPQTACQNIYAVEFYLTRKLVCDNENDACAETREPSTEDLNCYREQCGGYGGNLDVVPDSSIRSNQQYIYPMDPGPSDKSVLTSQERHRSQLVWDEQTADELHCRTRMAVLQRTLTIHPRIIPYLQRAGFYGVARIGFMRLDWHLITAFVERWRPETHTFHLSNGEATITLQDVSVQLGLPVDGKAITGPTTADWRGICEQLLGVSPPDDAFNGSRLQLSYLTNQFQHLVDDADEEVVKRHARAYILLLIGGCLFADKSQNNVHLMFLPLLSDLDDAGNYSWGSATLAWLYRELCRATVPSTREIAGPLILLQLWAWDRCPHIAPQRRGLRQPELGENGQPLPAGALGVRWKDDLRTTMIGQHVLTWYRYQLDRQRADQMIWEPYTNDMLQTLPPFCLAGREVWRAVVPLICFHIVEWHRPDRVMRQFGLHQPIPDPCDTRRDPRGVVSDLHDIDLRGRGDRNWQIEHSSFLQVWDSRREHIIIGEVGGGHMDYHDPYMVWYRSITRRFISKAGGFFEVLSDALVHIHDLAAPYAEIGAVSDIQKRCVEALHLIKEQDRLVVANMGVPPEPTHHRSALDGRSPGARMERIQEQTPGRRRARGGTQGQHHTHAPLVDESNHQPIHDSTYNPTTAPSSTSFVVTTDPSPSCLPAIASPTLSQSVNTTTTAPSTLVSTSIAPSSFPIDTLIPTVTSTPTASIITPSVVVTSTLFATTTSSPSPLVLVPCVSDGTLSQSQQVELSAKAAVPGQRRGQGRGRGRGRIGRGRDMVRRKGLNRGHDVGASQVKQNDLFLQHAYDPRSTVGGTAAGMHLEQEASQFDEVNAIYPPDK; this is translated from the exons ATGGCGGAGGATACTGGCTCTGGGTATGCAACTGTTCTATTATATATTGATGGTGAAGTATTGGAGGGCGAGAATGGGGTTCATTATAGCACAAGTCCTGCAAAAGCAATTAGAGTCCTCAAgaaatcaaaattcaatcaactCCACGACAAAATATGCCAGTGTTTGAACATAAATACAAATATGTTTAAGATTGAAGTATCCTGTAGATATCCTGTCATGACTAATAATGGTCGAGTCAGCTTTGTATCACTCCCTGTTCTTGATGATGGAGATGTTTGCATTGTATTGGACCCTCAAACTGCATGCCAAAATATCTATGCTGTTGAATTTTACTTGACTCGTAAGCTCGTGTGTGACAATGAAAATGATGCATGTGCTGAGACAAGGGAGCCTTCAACTGAGGACTTGAACTGTTATAGAGAGCAATGTGGTGGGTATGGTGGAAACTTGGATGTGGTACCAGATTCTAGTATTAGGTCAAACCAACAATATATCTATCCTATGGATCCAGGACCATCAGATAAATCTGTTTTGACTAGTCAAGAGCGACACAGGTCCCAACTTGTATGGGATGAGCAAACAGCTGATGAGCTACACTGTCGCACGCGAATGGCAGTTCTTCAACGCACACTAACAATTCACCCACGTATTATTCCATACTTACAGCGTGCCGGATTTTATGGAGTGGCCAGAATAGGGTTTATGAGGCTGGATTGGCATCTCATTACTGCATTTGTAGAGCGATGGAGACCGGAGACACACACATTTCACCTTTCTAATGGAGAGGCCACCATCACACTACAGGATGTTTCAGTGCAATTAGGACTACCTGTTGATGGCAAAGCTATTACAGGCCCTACCACGGCGGATTGGCGGGGGATTTGTGAGCAGCTGTTGGGGGTAAGCCCACCAGATGATGCATTTAATGGCTCTCGACTACAACTATCATATCTGACAAATCAATTTCAGCACCTGGTAGATGATGCGGATGAGGAAGTGGTTAAGCGACATGCACGAGCATATATTCTACTACTTATTGGTGGATGTTTATTTGCAGACAAGTCTCAAAACAATGTCCATTTGATGTTCCTTCCATTACTTAGTGACCTGGATGATGCTGGAAATTATAGTTGGGGCAGTGCGACACTTGCATGGTTGTACCGAGAGTTGTGTCGTGCTACTGTACCATCAACGCGTGAGATCGCTGGACCCCTTATTCTACTACAGTTATGGGCATGGGACAGATGTCCACACATTGCGCCACAGCGCAGAGGTTTACGGCAACCAGAGTTAGGAGAGAATGGTCAACCATTACCTGCTGGAGCTTTAGGCGTGAG GTGGAAGGATGACTTACGCACGACCATGATAGGTCAGCATGTTTTGACTTGGTATAGGTATCAGCTTGACCGACAAAGGGCTGACCAG ATGATTTGGGAACCCTATACAAATGACATGTTACAGACCCTTCCTCCATTTTGTTTGGCCGGGAGGGAGGTATGGCGTGCCGTGGTGCCGCTCATCTGCTTCCATATTGTGGAGTGGCATAGGCCGGATCGTGTGATGCGTCAGTTTGGCCTTCATCAACCCATCCCTGATCCGTGTGACACGCGTCGAGATCCACGTGGGGTGGTTAGTGATTTGCATGACATAGATTTGCGAGGGCGTGGAGATCGAAACTGGCAAATTGAGCACTCCTCATTTCTTCAAGTGTGGGATTCTCGAAGGGAGCATATAATCATTGGTGAGGTAGGTGGAGGACATATGGATTACCATGACCCGTACATGGTTTGGTATCGCAGTATCACTCGTCGGTTCATTAGCAAGGCTGGAGGATTTTTTGAGGTCTTG AGTGATGCACTCGTCCACATACATGACCTAGCTGCACCATATGCTGAAATAGGAGCTGTTTCAGATATACAGAAGAGGTGCGTGGAGGCTCTTCATTTGATAAAGGAGCAGGATCGACTTGTAGTAGCTAATATGGGTGTGCCACCAGAGCCTACTCACCACCGATCAGCACTGGATGGGAGGTCACCTGGTGCTAGAATGGAGCGAATACAAGAGCAAACACCAGGACGAAGGCGAGCTCGAGGTGGCACTCAGGGGCAGCATCATACTCATGCACCGCTGGTAGATGAATCTAACCATCAGCCCATACATGATAGCACCTACAACCCCACTACTGCCCCCTCTTCTACATCATTTGTTGTCACTACTGACCCCTCACCTTCCTGCTTGCCCGCCATTGCTAGCCCCACTCTAAGCCAATCGGTCAACACTACTACCACTGCCCCATCTACCCTGGTTAGTACTTCCATTGCTCCATCTTCCTTCCCTATTGATACACTTATCCCCACTGTTACCTCTACTCCCACTGCTTCAATTATTACTCCCAGTGTTGTTGTGACCTCTACCTTGTTTGCCACAACCACTAGTTCACCATCCCCTCTTGTCTTAGTGCCGTGTGTGTCAGATGGCACATTGTCTCAATCCCAGCAAGTTGAGTTGAGTGCCAAAGCTGCAGTGCCTGGACAAAGACGAGGACAGGGACGGGGACGGGGACGGGGACGGATTGGTCGAGGGAGAGACATGGTGCGTAGAAAAGGTCTGAATAGGGGCCATGACGTTGGAGCATCTCAGGTCAAACAAAATGACCTCTTCTTACAACATGCCTATGACCCTCGGTCTACAGTTGGTGGTACAGCTGCTGGGATGCACCTTGAGCAGGAGGCATCACAATTTGATGAGGTCAACGCAATCTATCCACCAGATAAGTAG
- the LOC131160335 gene encoding uncharacterized protein LOC131160335 isoform X2, producing the protein MAEDTGSGYATVLLYIDGEVLEGENGVHYSTSPAKAIRVLKKSKFNQLHDKICQCLNINTNMFKIEVSCRYPVMTNNGRVSFVSLPVLDDGDVCIVLDPQTACQNIYAVEFYLTRKLVCDNENDACAETREPSTEDLNCYREQCGGYGGNLDVVPDSSIRSNQQYIYPMDPGPSDKSVLTSQERHRSQLVWDEQTADELHCRTRMAVLQRTLTIHPRIIPYLQRAGFYGVARIGFMRLDWHLITAFVERWRPETHTFHLSNGEATITLQDVSVQLGLPVDGKAITGPTTADWRGICEQLLGVSPPDDAFNGSRLQLSYLTNQFQHLVDDADEEVVKRHARAYILLLIGGCLFADKSQNNVHLMFLPLLSDLDDAGNYSWGSATLAWLYRELCRATVPSTREIAGPLILLQLWAWDRCPHIAPQRRGLRQPELGENGQPLPAGALGVRWKDDLRTTMIGQHVLTWYRYQLDRQRADQMIWEPYTNDMLQTLPPFCLAGREVWRAVVPLICFHIVEWHRPDRVMRQFGLHQPIPDPCDTRRDPRGVVSDLHDIDLRGRGDRNWQIEHSSFLQVWDSRREHIIIGEVGGGHMDYHDPYMVWYRSITRRFISKAGGFFESDALVHIHDLAAPYAEIGAVSDIQKRCVEALHLIKEQDRLVVANMGVPPEPTHHRSALDGRSPGARMERIQEQTPGRRRARGGTQGQHHTHAPLVDESNHQPIHDSTYNPTTAPSSTSFVVTTDPSPSCLPAIASPTLSQSVNTTTTAPSTLVSTSIAPSSFPIDTLIPTVTSTPTASIITPSVVVTSTLFATTTSSPSPLVLVPCVSDGTLSQSQQVELSAKAAVPGQRRGQGRGRGRGRIGRGRDMVRRKGLNRGHDVGASQVKQNDLFLQHAYDPRSTVGGTAAGMHLEQEASQFDEVNAIYPPDK; encoded by the exons ATGGCGGAGGATACTGGCTCTGGGTATGCAACTGTTCTATTATATATTGATGGTGAAGTATTGGAGGGCGAGAATGGGGTTCATTATAGCACAAGTCCTGCAAAAGCAATTAGAGTCCTCAAgaaatcaaaattcaatcaactCCACGACAAAATATGCCAGTGTTTGAACATAAATACAAATATGTTTAAGATTGAAGTATCCTGTAGATATCCTGTCATGACTAATAATGGTCGAGTCAGCTTTGTATCACTCCCTGTTCTTGATGATGGAGATGTTTGCATTGTATTGGACCCTCAAACTGCATGCCAAAATATCTATGCTGTTGAATTTTACTTGACTCGTAAGCTCGTGTGTGACAATGAAAATGATGCATGTGCTGAGACAAGGGAGCCTTCAACTGAGGACTTGAACTGTTATAGAGAGCAATGTGGTGGGTATGGTGGAAACTTGGATGTGGTACCAGATTCTAGTATTAGGTCAAACCAACAATATATCTATCCTATGGATCCAGGACCATCAGATAAATCTGTTTTGACTAGTCAAGAGCGACACAGGTCCCAACTTGTATGGGATGAGCAAACAGCTGATGAGCTACACTGTCGCACGCGAATGGCAGTTCTTCAACGCACACTAACAATTCACCCACGTATTATTCCATACTTACAGCGTGCCGGATTTTATGGAGTGGCCAGAATAGGGTTTATGAGGCTGGATTGGCATCTCATTACTGCATTTGTAGAGCGATGGAGACCGGAGACACACACATTTCACCTTTCTAATGGAGAGGCCACCATCACACTACAGGATGTTTCAGTGCAATTAGGACTACCTGTTGATGGCAAAGCTATTACAGGCCCTACCACGGCGGATTGGCGGGGGATTTGTGAGCAGCTGTTGGGGGTAAGCCCACCAGATGATGCATTTAATGGCTCTCGACTACAACTATCATATCTGACAAATCAATTTCAGCACCTGGTAGATGATGCGGATGAGGAAGTGGTTAAGCGACATGCACGAGCATATATTCTACTACTTATTGGTGGATGTTTATTTGCAGACAAGTCTCAAAACAATGTCCATTTGATGTTCCTTCCATTACTTAGTGACCTGGATGATGCTGGAAATTATAGTTGGGGCAGTGCGACACTTGCATGGTTGTACCGAGAGTTGTGTCGTGCTACTGTACCATCAACGCGTGAGATCGCTGGACCCCTTATTCTACTACAGTTATGGGCATGGGACAGATGTCCACACATTGCGCCACAGCGCAGAGGTTTACGGCAACCAGAGTTAGGAGAGAATGGTCAACCATTACCTGCTGGAGCTTTAGGCGTGAG GTGGAAGGATGACTTACGCACGACCATGATAGGTCAGCATGTTTTGACTTGGTATAGGTATCAGCTTGACCGACAAAGGGCTGACCAG ATGATTTGGGAACCCTATACAAATGACATGTTACAGACCCTTCCTCCATTTTGTTTGGCCGGGAGGGAGGTATGGCGTGCCGTGGTGCCGCTCATCTGCTTCCATATTGTGGAGTGGCATAGGCCGGATCGTGTGATGCGTCAGTTTGGCCTTCATCAACCCATCCCTGATCCGTGTGACACGCGTCGAGATCCACGTGGGGTGGTTAGTGATTTGCATGACATAGATTTGCGAGGGCGTGGAGATCGAAACTGGCAAATTGAGCACTCCTCATTTCTTCAAGTGTGGGATTCTCGAAGGGAGCATATAATCATTGGTGAGGTAGGTGGAGGACATATGGATTACCATGACCCGTACATGGTTTGGTATCGCAGTATCACTCGTCGGTTCATTAGCAAGGCTGGAGGATTTTTTGAG AGTGATGCACTCGTCCACATACATGACCTAGCTGCACCATATGCTGAAATAGGAGCTGTTTCAGATATACAGAAGAGGTGCGTGGAGGCTCTTCATTTGATAAAGGAGCAGGATCGACTTGTAGTAGCTAATATGGGTGTGCCACCAGAGCCTACTCACCACCGATCAGCACTGGATGGGAGGTCACCTGGTGCTAGAATGGAGCGAATACAAGAGCAAACACCAGGACGAAGGCGAGCTCGAGGTGGCACTCAGGGGCAGCATCATACTCATGCACCGCTGGTAGATGAATCTAACCATCAGCCCATACATGATAGCACCTACAACCCCACTACTGCCCCCTCTTCTACATCATTTGTTGTCACTACTGACCCCTCACCTTCCTGCTTGCCCGCCATTGCTAGCCCCACTCTAAGCCAATCGGTCAACACTACTACCACTGCCCCATCTACCCTGGTTAGTACTTCCATTGCTCCATCTTCCTTCCCTATTGATACACTTATCCCCACTGTTACCTCTACTCCCACTGCTTCAATTATTACTCCCAGTGTTGTTGTGACCTCTACCTTGTTTGCCACAACCACTAGTTCACCATCCCCTCTTGTCTTAGTGCCGTGTGTGTCAGATGGCACATTGTCTCAATCCCAGCAAGTTGAGTTGAGTGCCAAAGCTGCAGTGCCTGGACAAAGACGAGGACAGGGACGGGGACGGGGACGGGGACGGATTGGTCGAGGGAGAGACATGGTGCGTAGAAAAGGTCTGAATAGGGGCCATGACGTTGGAGCATCTCAGGTCAAACAAAATGACCTCTTCTTACAACATGCCTATGACCCTCGGTCTACAGTTGGTGGTACAGCTGCTGGGATGCACCTTGAGCAGGAGGCATCACAATTTGATGAGGTCAACGCAATCTATCCACCAGATAAGTAG